From one Halosimplex rubrum genomic stretch:
- a CDS encoding TasA family protein yields the protein MTDEDNSKTIELNRRRVLGGIITVGGAAAAAGAGTTAFFSDSESSEDNTVTAGTLDLTVNDGDSFSYSVGDIAPGDPFEVTVNLSKSGIDADRIVVGTSTDQGEAEVNLADRLVVDAVSWSGTIESGGTPDSVQSMADTDIVLDASTINNGSTGELTVSGTFDQNAGNDYQGASVDIDHTFTLYQDSTQVNG from the coding sequence ATGACAGACGAAGACAACAGCAAGACGATAGAGCTCAATCGACGGCGCGTTCTGGGTGGTATCATCACGGTCGGCGGCGCTGCGGCTGCCGCGGGTGCGGGGACGACCGCATTCTTCAGTGATAGCGAGTCCAGTGAGGACAACACGGTCACCGCCGGTACACTTGACCTGACGGTCAACGATGGCGATAGCTTCAGTTACTCGGTCGGTGATATCGCTCCAGGAGACCCTTTCGAAGTCACTGTCAACCTGTCGAAGTCGGGGATCGACGCCGACCGGATCGTCGTCGGAACGTCCACCGACCAAGGCGAAGCCGAAGTGAACCTGGCCGACCGGCTGGTCGTCGATGCCGTATCCTGGTCGGGTACCATCGAATCAGGCGGAACACCCGACAGCGTTCAGTCGATGGCGGATACAGACATCGTCCTCGACGCCTCCACGATCAACAATGGGTCAACGGGGGAACTGACCGTCTCCGGGACCTTCGACCAGAACGCGGGCAACGACTACCAGGGCGCCTCAGTCGACATCGACCACACGTTCACGCTGTATCAGGACAGCACCCAGGTCAACGGCTAA
- a CDS encoding PrkA family serine protein kinase, with protein sequence MTQETLEELSREYRDTIPADLREYRSFDAYLDQLYDEPKIARNAHQRVADMFDYYGTEYDEDAGVVEYELASEDPLNDGENTFYGRIVHESIHEFVNKVKSGARGLGPQKRIKLLLGPVGSGKSDFDRQVRRYYEDYTRSDAGRMYTFRWTNLCDVIGDQDPADDTVRSPMDQDPLVLLPQEQRDRVIEDINEGLDAPYTIRNEQALDPASEFYMDRLLAHYDDDLQQVLENHVEIVRLVADENMRQAIETFEPKDKKNQDETELTGDVNYSKIAVYGESDPRAFDYSGAFCNANRGIFSGEELLKLQREFLYDFLHATQEQTIKPKNNPRIDIDQVIVGRTNMPEYKDKKGDEKMEAFNDRTKRIDFPYVLQYEEEAKIYRKMLNNADLPDIIVEPHTLEMAGLFGVLTRIEEPDTGTVTLVQKAKAYNGEIDEAEDIDVKKLRDEAAEKAEIGEGMEGVSPRFIGDEIAEAIMDSMHRSRDFLSPLTTFNHLEANIENHGSIPEDRFETYHRYLELVREEYKERAIEDVRHALAYDVDEIQRQGEKYMDHVMAYIDDDTVEDEITGREQEPDEQFLRGVEEKLDLPEDRKDDFRQEVSNWVSRRAREGDTFNPQDNDRLRRALERKLWEDKKHNINFSALVSSGEMDDDERNEWIDALIEQGYSEEGAREVLEFAGAEVAKSEMEE encoded by the coding sequence ATGACACAGGAAACCCTCGAAGAGCTGAGTCGAGAGTACAGAGACACGATCCCCGCCGACCTGCGGGAGTACAGGTCGTTCGACGCGTACCTCGACCAACTCTACGACGAGCCCAAGATCGCCCGCAACGCCCACCAGCGCGTTGCCGACATGTTCGACTACTACGGCACCGAGTACGACGAGGACGCCGGCGTCGTCGAGTACGAACTCGCCTCGGAGGACCCACTCAACGACGGCGAGAACACCTTCTACGGACGGATCGTCCACGAGTCGATCCACGAGTTCGTCAACAAGGTGAAATCCGGCGCTCGCGGGCTCGGCCCACAGAAACGCATCAAGCTCCTGCTCGGCCCGGTCGGCTCCGGCAAGTCCGACTTCGACCGCCAGGTGCGTCGCTACTACGAGGACTACACCCGCTCGGACGCCGGGCGGATGTACACCTTCCGGTGGACCAACCTCTGCGACGTGATCGGTGACCAGGACCCGGCCGACGACACCGTCCGCTCCCCGATGGACCAGGACCCCCTCGTGCTCCTCCCACAGGAGCAGCGCGACCGGGTCATCGAGGACATCAACGAGGGGCTGGACGCCCCCTACACCATCCGCAACGAGCAGGCGCTCGATCCGGCCAGCGAGTTCTACATGGACCGACTGCTGGCCCACTACGACGACGATCTCCAGCAGGTGCTGGAGAATCACGTCGAGATCGTCCGGCTGGTCGCCGACGAGAACATGCGCCAGGCCATCGAGACGTTCGAGCCCAAGGACAAGAAAAACCAGGACGAGACCGAGCTCACGGGCGACGTGAACTACTCGAAGATCGCCGTCTACGGCGAATCGGACCCCCGGGCGTTCGACTACTCCGGGGCGTTCTGTAACGCCAACCGCGGCATCTTCTCCGGGGAGGAACTGCTCAAACTACAGCGGGAGTTCCTCTACGACTTCCTGCACGCCACCCAGGAACAGACGATCAAGCCGAAGAACAACCCCCGGATCGACATCGACCAGGTGATCGTCGGGCGGACGAACATGCCCGAGTACAAGGACAAGAAGGGCGACGAGAAGATGGAGGCGTTCAACGACCGCACCAAGCGGATCGACTTCCCGTACGTCCTCCAGTACGAGGAGGAGGCGAAGATCTACCGGAAGATGCTGAACAACGCCGATCTGCCCGACATCATCGTCGAGCCCCACACCCTCGAGATGGCCGGCCTGTTCGGCGTGCTCACCCGCATCGAGGAGCCCGACACCGGGACGGTCACGCTCGTCCAGAAGGCCAAGGCATACAACGGCGAGATCGACGAGGCCGAGGACATCGACGTGAAGAAACTGCGCGACGAGGCCGCCGAGAAGGCGGAGATCGGCGAGGGCATGGAGGGGGTCTCCCCGCGGTTCATCGGCGACGAGATCGCCGAGGCGATCATGGACTCGATGCACCGCTCGCGCGATTTCCTCTCGCCGCTGACCACCTTCAACCACCTCGAAGCCAACATCGAGAACCACGGCTCGATCCCCGAAGACCGGTTCGAGACCTACCACCGCTACCTCGAACTCGTCCGCGAGGAGTACAAGGAGCGGGCCATCGAGGACGTGCGCCATGCGCTGGCCTACGACGTCGACGAGATCCAGCGCCAGGGCGAGAAGTACATGGACCACGTGATGGCCTACATCGACGACGACACCGTCGAGGACGAGATCACGGGCCGCGAGCAGGAACCGGACGAGCAGTTCCTCCGGGGCGTCGAGGAGAAGCTCGACCTGCCCGAAGACAGGAAAGACGACTTCCGCCAGGAAGTGAGCAACTGGGTCTCGCGACGCGCGCGCGAAGGAGACACGTTCAATCCGCAGGACAACGACCGCCTGCGCCGCGCCCTCGAACGGAAGCTTTGGGAGGACAAGAAGCACAACATCAACTTCTCGGCGCTGGTCTCGTCCGGCGAGATGGACGACGACGAGCGCAACGAGTGGATCGACGCGCTCATCGAGCAGGGCTACTCCGAGGAGGGCGCGCGGGAGGTGCTAGAGTTCGCCGGTGCGGAGGTCGCAAAGAGCGAGATGGAGGAGTAG
- a CDS encoding YeaH/YhbH family protein, whose protein sequence is MGLRDDLERYREVGEDRRQDLSEFIQYGDLGQSRPDSVRVPIKIVDLPEFAYDQRDQGGVGQGDAEEGDPVDAEPQPGDDGDDDGDPGEEGGEHEYYEMDPEEFAQELDEQLGLDLDPKGKKVIEETEGDFTDITRSGPTSTLDFERLFKQGLKRKLAMDFDRDYVREALKIDGWGPAKVFEWARGENMPVSRAWIDEAYDEIHGDERTTWANLEEMQAETERVDTAQRIRREGIDEVPFRREDERYRYPEIVEEREKNVVVVNIRDVSGSMRQKKRELVERTFTPLDWYLQGKYDNAEFVYIAHDADAWEVERDEFFGIRSGGGTRISSAYELAAELLEEYPWSEWNRYVFAAGDSENSSNDTEEHVVPLMEQIPANLHAYVETQPSGNAINATHAEEVERSFRDADDVAVAYVSGPDDVVDAIYDILSTEDDQ, encoded by the coding sequence ATGGGACTGAGAGACGACCTCGAACGCTACCGCGAGGTCGGCGAGGACCGCCGCCAGGACCTCTCGGAGTTCATCCAGTACGGCGACCTCGGACAGAGCCGCCCGGACTCGGTCCGGGTGCCGATCAAGATCGTCGACCTGCCGGAGTTCGCCTACGACCAACGGGACCAGGGCGGGGTCGGCCAGGGCGACGCCGAGGAGGGCGACCCCGTTGACGCCGAACCCCAACCGGGCGACGACGGCGACGACGACGGCGACCCCGGCGAAGAGGGCGGCGAGCACGAGTACTACGAGATGGACCCCGAGGAGTTCGCCCAGGAGTTGGACGAACAACTCGGCCTCGACCTCGACCCGAAGGGCAAGAAGGTGATCGAGGAGACCGAGGGCGACTTCACGGACATCACCCGGTCGGGCCCCACCTCGACGCTGGACTTCGAGCGGCTGTTCAAGCAGGGGCTCAAGCGCAAGCTCGCGATGGACTTCGACCGGGACTACGTCCGCGAGGCGCTGAAGATCGACGGCTGGGGGCCCGCGAAGGTCTTCGAGTGGGCCCGCGGCGAGAACATGCCCGTCTCCCGCGCCTGGATCGACGAGGCCTACGACGAGATCCACGGCGACGAGCGGACGACGTGGGCGAACCTGGAGGAGATGCAGGCCGAGACCGAACGGGTCGACACCGCCCAGCGCATCCGCCGGGAGGGTATCGACGAGGTGCCGTTCCGCCGGGAGGACGAGCGCTACCGCTACCCGGAGATCGTCGAGGAACGGGAGAAGAACGTCGTCGTCGTCAACATCCGCGACGTGTCGGGGTCGATGCGCCAGAAGAAACGGGAACTCGTCGAGCGAACCTTTACGCCGCTGGACTGGTACCTCCAGGGCAAATACGACAACGCCGAGTTCGTCTACATCGCCCACGACGCCGACGCCTGGGAGGTCGAGCGCGACGAGTTCTTCGGCATTCGGAGCGGCGGCGGCACGCGCATCTCCAGCGCGTACGAACTCGCCGCCGAACTGCTGGAGGAGTACCCCTGGAGCGAGTGGAACCGCTACGTCTTCGCCGCGGGCGACTCCGAGAACTCCAGCAACGACACCGAGGAACACGTCGTCCCGTTGATGGAACAGATCCCGGCGAACCTCCACGCCTACGTCGAGACCCAGCCGAGCGGGAACGCGATCAACGCGACCCACGCCGAGGAGGTCGAGCGGAGCTTCCGCGACGCCGACGACGTGGCCGTCGCCTACGTCTCCGGCCCGGACGACGTGGTCGATGCCATCTACGACATCCTCAGCACGGAGGACGACCAATGA
- a CDS encoding DUF5820 family protein has translation MAFEGLADDWVVWSEEREKVVLAYRPDVFDGAAFPAPCLPTLYLTKGRRSRHPGTQTRPSDPWVVTLYLEPEVNRSPDEFETRDAAEAGAVGLAERFAAGDVDYRDIYQVPREDYFAKLDELTGRTD, from the coding sequence ATGGCATTCGAGGGGCTGGCCGACGACTGGGTGGTCTGGTCCGAGGAGCGCGAGAAGGTCGTGCTGGCCTACCGGCCGGACGTGTTCGACGGTGCGGCGTTCCCCGCGCCGTGTCTGCCTACCCTCTATCTCACCAAGGGCCGCCGCAGTCGGCACCCGGGGACTCAGACGCGACCGAGCGACCCGTGGGTCGTCACGCTCTACCTCGAACCCGAGGTGAACCGCTCGCCCGACGAGTTCGAGACCCGCGACGCCGCCGAGGCCGGTGCCGTCGGGCTGGCCGAGCGCTTCGCCGCGGGCGACGTCGACTACCGCGACATCTACCAGGTCCCTCGCGAGGACTACTTCGCGAAACTCGACGAACTGACCGGTCGCACGGACTGA
- a CDS encoding SpoVR family protein translates to MSRPIDDRIEAQRIAADLEEPVDEASNLARKFGLDPYEVNYWIVDYDEMNELIAYGGFQQRYPHWRWGMQYDRQQKQGQFLGGKAFEIVNNDDPSHAFLQESNTLADQKAVITHVEAHADFFANNEWFGMFAGWASQGDADGAGGERRTRSPNAAAMLARHADAIESFMTDPEIDRSEVEKWIDNILTLEDNIDQHAPYEPIDTRIDLIDERDTADVAEQLEELDLSDEVKGQVFSEEWLEAQSDDEEGATFPAEPDKDVLGFLRKHGMQYREDAARADEMADWQKEVLEMLRREAYYFAPQKMTKVLNEGWASYWESTMMTGENFAGDDEFVLYADHMAKVLGSSGLNPYKLGLEIWQYVENTTNRREVVEHLLRTEGVTWRNFHDTVDFERVLDLIEPDPEVASVVDHLDELDPDDPRIDADALEAARAGDIDVETYPWKVLTYEGLAERHYSLTKPQNRGFVSRVSQEELERVSRYMFDDSRYGSVGDALADIDYARGWDRMREIRESHNDVTFLDEFLTQEFVDENDYFTYEYTQSTGDYRVTSTDYTDVKKKLMLQFTNFGKPTVVVEDGNYNNRNELLLAHQYNGVMLDLGQAEDTLRRVFELWGRPVNLKTIVKEFDEHDVEVAKRRDREPEPAEVGRLIRYDGDEVTVEELPWDAVDHLAADDIDYDTKPEEWLA, encoded by the coding sequence ATGAGCAGACCGATAGACGACCGGATCGAGGCCCAGCGGATCGCCGCCGACCTCGAGGAGCCGGTCGACGAGGCGAGCAATCTCGCCCGCAAGTTCGGGCTCGACCCCTACGAGGTGAACTACTGGATCGTCGACTACGACGAGATGAACGAGCTCATCGCCTACGGCGGGTTCCAGCAGCGCTACCCCCACTGGCGGTGGGGCATGCAGTACGACCGCCAGCAGAAACAGGGGCAGTTCCTCGGCGGCAAGGCCTTCGAGATCGTCAACAACGACGACCCCTCCCACGCCTTCCTCCAGGAGTCCAACACCCTCGCCGACCAGAAGGCGGTCATCACGCACGTCGAGGCCCACGCCGACTTCTTCGCCAACAACGAGTGGTTCGGCATGTTCGCGGGCTGGGCGTCCCAGGGGGACGCCGACGGCGCGGGCGGCGAACGCCGCACGCGGAGCCCCAACGCCGCGGCCATGCTCGCCAGGCACGCCGACGCCATCGAGTCGTTCATGACCGACCCGGAGATCGACCGCAGCGAGGTCGAGAAGTGGATCGACAATATCCTGACGCTGGAGGACAACATCGACCAGCACGCCCCCTACGAGCCCATCGACACGCGGATCGACCTCATCGACGAGCGCGACACCGCCGACGTGGCCGAGCAACTGGAGGAACTCGATCTGTCCGACGAGGTGAAAGGCCAGGTGTTCAGCGAGGAGTGGCTGGAGGCCCAGTCCGACGACGAGGAGGGCGCCACCTTCCCTGCCGAGCCCGACAAGGACGTGCTCGGGTTCCTCCGCAAACACGGCATGCAGTACCGTGAGGACGCCGCCAGAGCCGACGAGATGGCGGACTGGCAGAAGGAAGTCCTCGAGATGCTCCGCCGGGAAGCGTACTACTTCGCGCCCCAGAAGATGACGAAGGTGCTCAACGAGGGGTGGGCCAGTTACTGGGAATCCACCATGATGACCGGCGAGAACTTCGCGGGGGACGACGAGTTCGTTCTCTACGCCGACCACATGGCGAAGGTGCTGGGCTCGTCGGGGCTGAACCCCTACAAGCTCGGCCTCGAGATCTGGCAGTACGTCGAGAACACGACCAACCGCCGCGAGGTCGTCGAGCACCTGCTCCGCACTGAGGGAGTCACCTGGCGCAACTTCCACGACACCGTCGACTTCGAACGGGTTCTCGACCTGATCGAGCCCGACCCCGAAGTGGCCTCGGTGGTCGACCACCTCGACGAACTCGACCCCGACGACCCGCGGATCGACGCCGACGCGCTCGAAGCGGCCAGAGCCGGCGATATCGACGTCGAGACCTACCCGTGGAAGGTGCTCACCTACGAGGGGCTGGCCGAACGGCACTACTCGCTGACCAAGCCCCAGAACCGCGGCTTCGTCTCGCGGGTCAGCCAGGAGGAGCTCGAACGGGTGTCGCGGTACATGTTCGACGACTCGCGGTACGGCTCCGTCGGGGACGCGCTGGCGGACATCGACTACGCCCGCGGCTGGGACCGCATGCGCGAGATCCGCGAGTCCCACAACGACGTGACCTTCCTCGACGAGTTCCTCACCCAGGAGTTCGTCGACGAGAACGACTACTTCACCTACGAGTACACCCAGTCGACCGGCGACTACCGCGTCACCTCGACGGACTACACCGACGTGAAAAAGAAGCTGATGCTGCAGTTCACCAACTTCGGCAAGCCCACCGTCGTCGTCGAGGACGGCAACTACAACAACCGCAACGAGTTGCTACTGGCCCACCAGTACAACGGCGTCATGCTCGACCTCGGGCAGGCCGAGGACACGCTGCGGCGCGTGTTCGAACTCTGGGGTCGCCCGGTGAATCTGAAGACCATCGTCAAGGAGTTCGACGAGCACGACGTGGAGGTCGCCAAGCGCCGGGACCGCGAGCCCGAACCCGCGGAGGTGGGCCGGCTGATCCGCTACGACGGCGACGAGGTCACCGTCGAGGAACTGCCGTGGGACGCCGTCGACCACCTCGCGGCCGACGACATCGACTACGACACCAAGCCCGAAGAGTGGCTGGCCTGA
- a CDS encoding SipW-dependent-type signal peptide-containing protein: protein MKWSVSPRTVTITVIAVAVLSGGIGSSVTHAYFTSTETGSGTISAADSFGGSSPPSDDVAWDDADGDGQYDEGERTYSPSELANFDNQSSNLVIPESVGTVETSGSENIQITAKSITSEVKIEAKNGDVNLNAKNGNVDLSGSVVSKTGSVDIDAQFGDVYLEGATLDSKNRNIDVTAGGLLDIDGATIDTNAQITLRAQQISARDATISSKNGNIALRATENGGGELDATGATMDTNGQITLRSGADLRLEDATLSSKNGDATAEVGASSDTLYVEGATIQDKDDTLRYSPGDTTVDGTPASGSTQPN from the coding sequence ATGAAGTGGTCAGTCAGCCCACGGACTGTCACAATCACGGTGATCGCAGTGGCGGTACTCTCGGGAGGTATCGGATCCTCTGTGACTCATGCATACTTCACCAGCACAGAGACTGGCAGTGGAACGATTAGCGCGGCCGATTCGTTCGGGGGCAGTTCGCCTCCAAGCGATGATGTCGCTTGGGACGACGCCGACGGAGACGGGCAGTACGACGAGGGCGAGCGGACGTACTCGCCGAGCGAACTCGCTAACTTCGACAATCAGTCGTCGAACCTCGTTATCCCCGAATCGGTGGGTACCGTCGAGACATCCGGGAGCGAGAACATCCAAATAACGGCGAAGAGTATCACAAGCGAGGTGAAAATCGAGGCGAAAAACGGCGATGTCAACCTGAACGCGAAGAACGGTAACGTCGATCTATCCGGGTCAGTCGTGTCCAAGACGGGTTCCGTAGACATCGACGCTCAGTTCGGAGACGTCTACCTCGAAGGGGCGACGTTGGATTCGAAAAATCGGAACATCGATGTGACTGCCGGTGGCCTCCTCGATATCGACGGAGCGACGATCGATACCAACGCCCAGATCACTCTCCGTGCACAGCAGATCTCGGCACGGGACGCGACGATCTCCTCGAAAAACGGTAATATCGCGCTGAGAGCCACGGAGAACGGGGGTGGCGAACTTGACGCCACTGGGGCGACGATGGACACTAACGGGCAGATCACACTGCGCTCCGGGGCAGACCTGCGGCTCGAAGACGCGACGCTTTCGAGCAAGAACGGCGATGCGACGGCGGAGGTGGGTGCAAGCAGTGATACCCTCTACGTCGAGGGCGCCACGATTCAGGACAAAGACGATACGCTCCGGTACTCGCCGGGTGATACGACGGTAGACGGCACTCCCGCATCCGGATCGACTCAACCCAATTGA
- a CDS encoding signal peptidase I, which translates to MQDTEMDSPPIDQLDRRKVLHVGGLVTGLIIVGVFLAIAFPQVAGADGSYVVTSDSMSPAINAGSVVFVDGLPADELSDGDVITYQISDERVTHRVVAVRETDDGREFKTKGDANEQPDPGWVPADRVIGVVAFAVPLVGYVVSFANSDAGLLALVVIPAVLLIISELWDLFRAPPSESEDGVGP; encoded by the coding sequence ATGCAAGACACAGAAATGGACTCACCACCGATAGACCAACTTGACCGTCGAAAGGTTCTACACGTTGGCGGCCTCGTCACCGGACTGATCATTGTTGGTGTGTTCCTCGCCATCGCGTTCCCGCAGGTTGCGGGCGCCGACGGGAGTTACGTCGTTACCTCAGACAGTATGTCGCCAGCGATCAACGCGGGTTCGGTCGTCTTCGTAGACGGGCTGCCGGCCGATGAACTGTCGGACGGTGACGTGATTACCTATCAAATTTCAGACGAACGAGTTACACACCGGGTAGTTGCGGTCCGCGAGACCGACGACGGTCGTGAGTTCAAGACAAAGGGCGATGCTAACGAACAGCCGGACCCAGGCTGGGTCCCGGCCGATCGCGTTATCGGCGTCGTCGCTTTCGCCGTCCCGCTGGTCGGCTACGTGGTGAGCTTTGCAAACTCGGATGCAGGACTACTCGCGCTCGTGGTGATCCCGGCGGTACTGCTCATCATCTCCGAGTTGTGGGACCTGTTCCGGGCGCCACCGAGCGAGTCTGAAGACGGTGTCGGGCCATGA
- a CDS encoding PrkA family serine protein kinase — protein sequence MSGEQFIDEADRSLDRTYEEPRSLAEYVDLVFERPGLAAHASKYLLSAIEAAGTRTVIEEGDQKERYRFFDDPHNDGEHAILGNTEVLNAFVDDLRSIAAGRGKDEKIVWLDGPTATGKSELKRCLINGLREYSKTDEGRRYTVEWNVAGAGSSGAGITYADEPVADEDDWYESPVQSHPLSVFPEDVREGLVAQLNENLDDHIPVRVESELDPFCREAYDYLEEHYRRQGVEALFSAITDPQHLRVKNYVVDVGRGIGVLHSEDEGPPKERLVGSWMRGMLQELDSRGRKNPQAFSYDGVLSQGNGLLTVVEDAAQHADLLQKLLNVPDEKSVKLDKGIGMDIDTQMIIISNPDLEAQLNQHADREGQDPLKALKRRLDKHEFTYLTNLSLETELLRRELTDETEVWDADSWSELEEWIQEPLTVHVRDEHDEVHAKELAPHALEAAALYAVVTRLDVSDVPGGHDLVDKALLFDRGYLQEGDERVDADEFEFTDQGTDGDHGIPVTYTRDEIADLFHAEQDRHHADLDVEHVVMPRDILNAMAEDLSTAPVFSNAEAADFEERVVPVKNHVFGEQESDVLDAMMRDKRVDEATVEEYIEHVYAWSTDERIENDRGEHVDPDPLKMKVFEIEHLGRFDDDDYAGNRPGDAVEAFREDKIITALNRHAWQRRDEEFRVADVSPKEIPVIQTVLGSHSWDDVKRTYEDFDPRQWDEPPSGTETADLKAETVQNMQEMYDYSEASAELTSRHVMSQVSYKWD from the coding sequence ATGAGCGGCGAACAGTTCATCGATGAGGCCGACCGGTCGCTCGACCGCACCTACGAGGAGCCCCGGAGCCTCGCCGAGTACGTCGATCTGGTGTTCGAGCGACCGGGACTGGCCGCCCACGCCTCGAAGTACCTCCTCAGCGCCATCGAGGCCGCGGGCACCCGCACGGTCATCGAGGAGGGCGACCAGAAGGAGCGCTACCGCTTCTTCGACGACCCTCACAACGACGGCGAACACGCCATCCTCGGCAACACCGAGGTGCTCAACGCCTTCGTCGACGACCTGCGTTCGATCGCCGCAGGCCGCGGGAAAGACGAGAAGATCGTCTGGCTCGACGGGCCCACCGCCACGGGCAAGTCCGAGCTCAAGCGCTGTCTCATCAACGGGCTCCGGGAGTACTCGAAGACCGACGAGGGGCGGCGCTACACCGTCGAGTGGAACGTCGCTGGGGCCGGCAGCAGCGGCGCCGGCATCACGTACGCCGACGAGCCGGTGGCCGACGAGGACGACTGGTACGAGAGCCCCGTCCAGTCCCACCCGCTCTCGGTGTTCCCCGAGGACGTGCGCGAGGGCCTGGTCGCGCAGTTGAACGAGAACCTCGACGACCACATCCCCGTCCGCGTCGAGAGCGAACTCGACCCGTTCTGCCGGGAGGCCTACGACTACCTGGAGGAACATTACCGCCGTCAGGGCGTCGAGGCGCTGTTCTCGGCGATCACCGACCCCCAGCACCTCCGCGTGAAGAACTACGTCGTCGACGTGGGCCGGGGCATCGGCGTCCTCCACTCCGAGGACGAGGGGCCGCCCAAAGAGCGGCTGGTCGGCTCGTGGATGCGCGGCATGCTCCAGGAACTCGACTCCCGCGGCCGGAAGAACCCACAGGCGTTCTCCTACGACGGCGTCCTCTCGCAGGGCAACGGTCTCCTGACGGTGGTGGAAGACGCCGCCCAGCACGCCGACCTGCTCCAGAAGCTGCTCAACGTTCCCGACGAGAAGTCGGTGAAGCTGGACAAGGGCATCGGGATGGACATCGACACCCAGATGATCATCATCTCGAACCCCGACCTCGAAGCGCAACTGAACCAGCACGCCGACCGGGAGGGCCAGGACCCGCTGAAGGCCTTGAAGCGCCGGCTGGACAAACACGAGTTCACCTACCTCACCAACCTCTCGCTGGAGACCGAGCTCCTGCGTCGGGAGCTGACCGACGAGACGGAGGTGTGGGACGCCGACTCGTGGAGCGAGCTGGAGGAGTGGATCCAGGAGCCGCTGACGGTCCACGTCCGCGACGAGCACGACGAAGTCCACGCCAAGGAGCTCGCCCCCCACGCCCTGGAGGCCGCGGCGCTGTACGCGGTCGTCACCAGGCTCGACGTGAGCGACGTGCCGGGCGGTCACGACCTCGTGGACAAGGCCCTGTTGTTCGATCGGGGCTACCTCCAGGAGGGCGACGAGCGCGTCGACGCCGACGAGTTCGAGTTCACCGACCAGGGGACCGACGGCGACCACGGCATCCCGGTCACGTACACGCGCGACGAGATCGCCGACCTGTTCCACGCCGAGCAGGACCGCCACCACGCCGACCTCGACGTGGAGCATGTCGTCATGCCTCGCGACATCCTCAACGCGATGGCCGAGGACCTGTCGACGGCGCCCGTCTTCTCGAACGCCGAGGCGGCGGACTTCGAGGAGCGCGTGGTTCCGGTGAAAAACCACGTCTTCGGCGAGCAGGAGTCGGACGTGCTCGACGCGATGATGCGCGACAAGCGGGTCGACGAGGCCACTGTCGAGGAGTACATCGAGCACGTCTACGCGTGGTCGACCGACGAGCGGATCGAGAACGACCGCGGCGAGCACGTCGACCCGGACCCGCTGAAGATGAAGGTGTTCGAGATCGAGCACCTCGGCCGGTTCGACGACGACGACTACGCCGGCAACCGCCCCGGTGACGCCGTCGAGGCGTTCCGCGAGGACAAGATCATCACCGCCCTCAATCGCCACGCGTGGCAGCGCCGCGACGAGGAGTTCCGCGTCGCGGACGTCTCGCCAAAGGAGATACCGGTGATCCAGACCGTCCTCGGGAGCCACTCGTGGGACGACGTCAAGCGGACCTACGAGGACTTCGACCCCCGGCAGTGGGACGAGCCGCCGAGCGGCACGGAGACGGCCGACCTGAAGGCCGAGACCGTCCAGAACATGCAGGAGATGTACGACTACAGCGAGGCGTCGGCCGAGCTGACCAGCCGCCACGTCATGAGCCAGGTGAGTTACAAATGGGACTGA
- a CDS encoding UPF0179 family protein, whose amino-acid sequence MSTLTLVGSRLAEPGREFVYRGEASACDGCPYRDQCLTLTEGRRYRVDSVRENGSTLDCGVHDSGVVAVDVVPATARANVASAGAYAGSKVSLEGPCPHTDCPSHELCEPAGVDFDEQRHIETVVGDPPHDFCAMDRELTTVEFEAHEE is encoded by the coding sequence ATGTCGACACTCACGCTCGTCGGGTCCCGCCTGGCCGAACCCGGCCGGGAGTTCGTCTACCGCGGCGAGGCGAGCGCTTGCGACGGCTGTCCGTACCGCGACCAGTGTCTCACCCTCACCGAGGGACGGCGCTACCGCGTCGACTCCGTCCGCGAGAACGGGAGCACGCTCGACTGCGGCGTCCACGACTCGGGCGTCGTCGCCGTCGATGTCGTCCCCGCGACCGCGCGCGCGAACGTCGCGAGCGCGGGCGCCTACGCCGGCAGCAAGGTCTCGCTGGAAGGGCCCTGTCCGCACACCGACTGCCCGAGCCACGAGCTGTGCGAGCCCGCGGGGGTCGACTTCGACGAACAGCGCCACATCGAGACGGTCGTCGGCGACCCGCCCCACGACTTCTGCGCGATGGACCGGGAGCTGACGACCGTCGAGTTCGAGGCCCACGAGGAGTGA